In one window of Calypte anna isolate BGI_N300 chromosome 1, bCalAnn1_v1.p, whole genome shotgun sequence DNA:
- the SSTR3 gene encoding somatostatin receptor type 3: MDTSAFSLPTPAVLEEGNASSSWAGFITPNSSTTTSPGVVVSGVLIPLVYVIVCVVGLVGNSLVIYVVLRHSVSESVTNVYILNLALADELFMLGLPFLAAQNALSYWPFGSFMCRLVMAVDAINQFTSIFCLTVMSVDRYLAVVHPGKSSKWRTARVAKAVSATVWVLSSVVVLPVVVFSDVPLGMSTCHIQWPEPASVWRAGFIVYTATLGFFGPLLVICLCYLLIVVKVRSSGRRVRALSSNHKLSERRVTRMVVTVVAVFVLCWLPFYVLNIINVVCPLPEEPSLFGVYFLVVVLPYANSCANPIIYGFLSYRFKQGFRRAIFRPSRRVQSQEVPAGPPEKADDEGEDGEISKITQNGNERQEHPLSSGEGESNEQKTLPEEPVGCDKSNKLHVSYL; the protein is encoded by the coding sequence atggacacttctgctttcagcctCCCCACGCCGGCAGTGTTAGAGGAGGGGAATGCCTCAAGCAGCTGGGCAGGCTTCATCACCCCCAACagctccaccaccaccagcccTGGTGTTGTTGTCAGCGGTGTCCTCATCCCCTTGGTCTACGTCATTGTCTGCGTGGTGGGGCTGGTTGGGAATTCTCTGGTCATTTATGTGGTCCTGAGGCACTCTGTGAGCGAGTCGGTGACCAATGTCTACATCTTGAACCTGGCTCTAGCTGATGAGCTCTTCATGCTGGGCCTGCCCTTCCTGGCTGCACAAAATGCCCTGTCCTACTGGCCATTTGGATCTTTCATGTGCCGCCTGGTGATGGCTGTGGATGCCATTAACCAGTTCACCAGCATTTTCTGCCTGACAGTGATGAGTGTTGATCGTTACCTGGCAGTGGTCCACCCAGGGAAGTCCTCCAAGTGGAGGACAGCAAGAGTGGCCAAGGCTGTGAGTGCAACTGTGTGGGTGCTGTCTTCCGTGGTGGTGCTGCCCGTGGTGGTCTTCTCAGATGTCCCCTTAGGGATGAGCACATGCCACATTCAGTGGCCAGAGCCTGCCTCAGTGTGGAGAGCTGGCTTCATTGTCTACACTGCCACCTTGGGCTTCTTTGGGCCACTGCTGGTCATTTGCCTCTGCTATCTTCTTATAGTTGTCAAGGTTCGTTCCTCCGGAAGACGGGTGAGGGCTCTGTCCTCCAACCATAAGCTGTCAGAGCGCAGGGTGACCCGCATGGTGGTGACTGTTGTGGCTGTCTTTGTCCTTTGCTGGCTTCCTTTCTATGTCCTCAACATAATCAATGTCGTCTGCCCACTGCCAGAGGAGCCATCCCTCTTTGGTGTCTACTTCCTCGTGGTGGTGCTGCCCTATGCCAACAGCTGTGCCAACCCTATCATCTATGGCTTCCTCTCCTACCGCTTCAAGCAGGGCTTCCGAAGGGCCATCTTCAGGCCATCCCGACGAGTCCAGAGCCAGGAGGTGCCAGCAGGTCCCCCAGAGAAGGCTGATGATGAAGGGGAAGATGGTGAGATCAGCAAGATCACCCAGAATGGTAATGAGAGGCAGGAACACCCTCTAAGcagtggggaaggagaaagcaaTGAGCAAAAAACACTCCCTGAGGAGCCTGTGGGATGTGATAAGAGCAACAAGTTGCATGTCAGTTATTTATGA